One part of the Marichromatium purpuratum 984 genome encodes these proteins:
- the rsfS gene encoding ribosome silencing factor: MQLEQLRELVVETLNDMKANDIEVIDVRGKTAVTDFMIIASGTSDRHVKAIAETVAFRAKDAGEAPLGTEGVAEGEWALVDLNGIVLHVMLPKVRDFYSLERLWSAPAVVPQTAAQHS; encoded by the coding sequence ATGCAGCTCGAGCAACTTCGGGAACTGGTCGTGGAGACCCTGAACGACATGAAGGCCAATGACATCGAGGTCATCGACGTGCGCGGCAAGACCGCCGTCACCGACTTCATGATCATCGCCTCCGGCACCTCGGATCGTCACGTCAAGGCGATCGCCGAGACCGTTGCCTTCCGCGCCAAGGACGCCGGCGAGGCGCCGCTCGGCACCGAGGGCGTGGCCGAGGGCGAGTGGGCCCTGGTCGACCTCAACGGCATCGTGCTCCACGTCATGCTGCCAAAGGTCCGCGACTTCTACAGCCTCGAGCGGCTGTGGTCGGCCCCCGCCGTGGTTCCCCAGACCGCCGCCCAGCACTCCTGA
- a CDS encoding glutamate-5-semialdehyde dehydrogenase, which produces MSESSIHDIDAYMSDLGVRARAAARALARATTAEKNRALLAIATRLDAARDQLAAANGRDLEAGAAKGLDAALLDRLELTPARIDAMIEGLRQIAALPDPIGAITDLDYRPSGIQVGRMRVPLGVVGIIYESRPNVTADAAALCLKSGNATVLRGGSEAFASNQAIAGCIHAGLEEVGLPADAVQVIATTDRAAVGAMITMPESIDVIIPRGGRGLIERISREARVPVIKHLDGICHVYIDAHADLDKAFAIALNAKTQRYGTCNTMETLLVDTAVAGQILPRLGAAFAERGVELRGCARTREQLPAALPASEADWDTEYLAPILSIRVVDGLDAAMDHIARHSSAHTESIVTEDYGRARRFLREVDSSSVMVNASTRFADGFEYGLGAEIGISTDKFHARGPVGLEGLTSLKFVVLGDGQVRG; this is translated from the coding sequence ATGAGCGAATCCAGCATCCACGACATCGACGCCTACATGAGTGATCTCGGCGTGCGCGCCCGCGCCGCCGCCCGCGCCCTGGCGCGTGCCACCACCGCCGAGAAGAACCGCGCCCTGCTCGCCATCGCCACGCGGCTCGATGCCGCGCGCGACCAGCTCGCCGCGGCCAACGGTCGCGACCTCGAGGCCGGCGCCGCCAAGGGGCTCGATGCCGCGCTGCTCGATCGGCTCGAACTGACCCCGGCGCGGATCGACGCGATGATCGAGGGGCTGCGCCAGATCGCCGCGCTGCCCGATCCGATCGGTGCCATCACCGATCTCGACTATCGTCCCTCCGGCATCCAGGTCGGGCGCATGCGGGTGCCGCTCGGCGTCGTCGGCATCATCTACGAGTCGCGTCCCAACGTCACCGCCGACGCCGCCGCGCTCTGTCTCAAGTCGGGCAATGCCACGGTGTTGCGCGGCGGCTCCGAGGCCTTCGCCTCCAACCAGGCGATCGCCGGCTGCATCCACGCCGGGCTGGAGGAGGTCGGGCTGCCGGCCGACGCGGTGCAGGTGATCGCCACCACCGACCGCGCCGCGGTCGGGGCGATGATCACCATGCCCGAGTCGATCGACGTCATCATCCCGCGCGGTGGCCGCGGGCTGATCGAGCGCATCAGCCGCGAGGCGCGGGTGCCGGTGATCAAACACCTCGACGGCATCTGTCACGTCTACATCGACGCCCACGCCGATCTCGACAAGGCCTTCGCCATCGCGCTCAACGCCAAGACCCAGCGCTACGGCACCTGCAACACCATGGAGACCCTGCTGGTCGACACCGCCGTCGCCGGGCAGATCCTGCCGCGCCTGGGCGCGGCCTTCGCCGAGCGCGGGGTGGAGCTGCGCGGCTGCGCGCGCACCCGCGAGCAGCTGCCCGCGGCGCTGCCCGCCAGCGAGGCCGACTGGGATACCGAATATCTGGCGCCGATCCTCTCGATCCGGGTGGTCGACGGTCTCGACGCGGCGATGGACCACATCGCCCGGCACAGCTCGGCGCACACCGAGTCGATCGTCACCGAGGACTATGGTCGCGCGCGTCGCTTCCTCCGCGAGGTCGACTCCAGCTCGGTGATGGTCAACGCCTCGACGCGCTTTGCCGACGGCTTCGAGTACGGGCTCGGTGCCGAGATCGGCATCAGCACCGACAAGTTCCACGCCCGTGGCCCGGTCGGGCTGGAGGGGCTGACCTCGCTCAAGTTCGTGGTGCTTGGCGACGGTCAGGTGCGCGGCTGA
- a CDS encoding BLUF domain-containing protein codes for MEHLSRILYVSRTSQGVGEAELKQILEQSNRHNKEQRISGILCAGGGHFIQVLEGPQEAVFRLYGRILDDRRHYDSLLIGVAPIKQRMFQGWSMGYLSNPPEVMEARRKQLLAMWERRAEADELVVLMRKFLEQLRG; via the coding sequence ATGGAGCATCTCTCACGCATCCTCTATGTCAGCCGTACCAGCCAGGGGGTCGGCGAGGCCGAGCTCAAACAGATCCTCGAACAGTCGAATCGGCACAACAAGGAGCAGAGGATCTCCGGCATCCTCTGCGCCGGTGGCGGCCACTTCATCCAGGTGCTGGAAGGACCGCAGGAGGCGGTGTTCCGGCTCTATGGCCGTATCCTCGACGATCGTCGTCACTACGACAGCTTGCTGATCGGCGTCGCCCCGATCAAGCAGCGGATGTTCCAGGGGTGGTCGATGGGCTATCTGTCCAACCCACCGGAGGTGATGGAGGCCAGGCGCAAGCAGCTGCTGGCGATGTGGGAGAGGCGCGCCGAGGCCGACGAGCTGGTGGTGCTGATGCGCAAGTTCCTCGAACAGCTGCGCGGCTGA
- a CDS encoding alginate O-acetyltransferase AlgX-related protein, producing MKKKVIVFLSLAALLLAILPVTNVVYLLRSDQEIKSKLLYRLDPILPDLSAMMSRFGISLFPSQVVIGKDGWLFLGDKYSEAITKKRVGAESEHTERARVSGATLELWRTHLLATGVKDVVLMLAPDKSTIYRDYLPEWMRPAPVTLADVFVGSMSSDACIDLRGFIAERSRQEDRLLYYKTDTHWNNHGAWLAYDFFMTDVSSRHSEIKYALTGSVSDQKTIPGGDLSLFLRMSDVLEDFSPVLQVEPEKQIDAKQIDFQTKAVKSAAGNPPVFFQLEPLLVVSSDAENDLKVIWLRDSFGTALSPYVARSFREVLQVHYSAMTPAKLDALVEAFRPDYIFITGVERDVTTFFAYFADHPFR from the coding sequence ATGAAGAAAAAAGTCATCGTTTTCTTGTCGTTGGCGGCATTGCTATTGGCGATTCTTCCCGTGACCAACGTGGTTTATCTGCTGCGTTCCGATCAGGAGATCAAGAGCAAGTTACTCTATCGTCTAGATCCCATACTGCCTGACCTGAGTGCGATGATGAGTCGCTTTGGGATCAGCCTGTTCCCTTCCCAGGTCGTCATCGGCAAGGATGGCTGGCTCTTTCTGGGCGACAAGTACTCAGAGGCAATCACGAAAAAAAGGGTTGGAGCCGAGTCAGAGCACACCGAACGTGCAAGGGTCTCTGGCGCTACCCTGGAGTTGTGGCGGACTCACCTGTTGGCGACGGGAGTGAAGGATGTCGTGCTGATGCTCGCGCCCGACAAGTCGACCATCTATCGCGATTACTTGCCTGAGTGGATGCGTCCGGCCCCGGTGACGCTGGCCGATGTCTTTGTCGGCTCGATGTCGAGCGATGCCTGTATCGATCTTCGCGGATTCATCGCAGAAAGATCCCGTCAGGAAGATCGTCTTCTTTACTACAAGACAGACACCCACTGGAACAACCACGGGGCTTGGCTGGCTTACGACTTTTTCATGACCGATGTGTCGTCCAGGCACTCTGAGATCAAATATGCCTTGACGGGTTCCGTAAGCGATCAAAAGACCATTCCCGGTGGGGATCTTTCACTCTTTTTAAGAATGAGTGATGTGCTTGAAGACTTTTCCCCCGTGCTTCAGGTCGAACCGGAAAAGCAGATCGATGCCAAGCAAATCGATTTTCAAACCAAGGCGGTCAAGTCGGCGGCAGGGAATCCTCCCGTGTTCTTCCAGCTCGAACCGTTGCTGGTCGTTTCCAGTGATGCCGAAAACGATTTGAAGGTGATATGGCTGAGGGATTCCTTCGGGACAGCGCTCTCACCCTATGTCGCGCGATCCTTTCGTGAGGTTTTGCAGGTTCATTATTCCGCCATGACGCCCGCCAAGCTGGATGCGCTGGTTGAGGCATTCCGGCCCGACTACATCTTCATCACGGGCGTGGAAAGAGATGTCACGACATTTTTCGCCTACTTTGCCGATCATCCGTTCAGATGA
- the nadD gene encoding nicotinate-nucleotide adenylyltransferase, producing MIGIFGGTFDPVHFGHLRPALECLQGLDLEQLRFIPLKVPVHRPQPCASPAARLAMLEAAIADEPRFMVDARELERPGRSYSYDTLASLRAELGAQRPLCLLVGADAFAAFLRWHRPQEILELAHLVVMRRPGHRALVDPELEALYARRGSDTRAELARAPGGRILFQEVTQIDISATRIRRLLATGQSPRYLLPEPVRAYIARTGVYDGCGMGELPA from the coding sequence ATGATCGGCATCTTCGGTGGTACCTTCGATCCGGTCCACTTCGGCCATCTTCGACCCGCACTGGAGTGTCTGCAGGGACTGGATCTGGAGCAGCTGCGCTTCATCCCGCTCAAGGTTCCGGTGCATCGACCCCAGCCCTGTGCCTCACCGGCCGCCCGCTTGGCGATGCTGGAGGCGGCCATTGCCGACGAGCCGAGGTTCATGGTCGATGCGCGCGAGCTCGAGCGTCCCGGACGCTCCTATTCCTACGACACCCTGGCCTCGCTGCGCGCCGAGCTCGGCGCGCAGCGGCCGTTGTGTCTGCTGGTCGGCGCCGATGCCTTCGCCGCCTTCCTGCGCTGGCACCGGCCACAGGAGATCCTGGAGCTGGCGCATCTGGTGGTGATGCGTCGTCCCGGTCACCGGGCGCTGGTCGATCCCGAGCTGGAGGCGCTGTACGCGCGTCGCGGCAGCGACACGCGCGCCGAACTCGCGCGCGCGCCGGGTGGGCGCATCCTCTTCCAGGAGGTCACCCAGATCGATATCTCGGCGACCCGCATCCGGCGGTTGCTCGCCACCGGGCAGAGCCCGCGCTACCTGCTGCCCGAGCCGGTGCGCGCCTATATCGCGCGCACCGGCGTCTATGACGGTTGCGGCATGGGCGAGCTGCCCGCCTGA